Part of the Sodalinema gerasimenkoae IPPAS B-353 genome is shown below.
GGCATATCCTCTTCAACCCGAAAGGCATTCATTAAGCCGGCCACGCGATCGCCGCCAAAAATCCGCAACAAGTTATCCTCCAGACTGAGGAAAAAGCGCGTCGAACCGGGGTCACCTTGTCGGCCCGCACGGCCTCGCAACTGGTTATCCACCCGGCGAGACTCGTGGCGTTCTGTACCAATCACATGCAAGCCACCCCGTTCAATCACCGCATCATGTTCTTTCTCGGTGTAACTCTCATAATGCTTTAAGAGATTCTTATAGACCTCTCGCAACTGAGCCACGACCTCATCATCCGTGGGGGCCTTCTCGGCGGCGATGGCGATGCGTTCCTCGGCGTCCAACTCTGGTAAACTCCGTTCACCGTAGGTCTTCACCGCGTTATCCACCATCTCCTTAAGTTGCTTCTCCAACTCAGGAGTGAGTTCCACCGGGAAAATCTGCGGCGAGGCTTTCCAGGTTTTGGGTTTAGCCACTGTATCAAAGCCTTTCCCCTTACTGCGGCTGCGACTGGCTAAGGCTTTCGGTTGGGCAAAACTGCTTTCATCCTCCGGCTTCACCAACCGGGGCATAAAATACTCCCGCAACTTCAAACGGGCCATATAGTCCGCGTTCCCGCCGAGGATAATGTCCGTCCCCCGTCCCGCCATGTTCGTGGCAATGGTAACTGTCCCACCTCGTCCGGCTTGAGCGACAATCTCTGATTCCCGTTCTACGTTCTCTGGCTTAGCATTGAGGAGATTATGGGGAACCTGTAACTGACTCAACAGTTTGGACAGAACCTCCGATTTTTCCACACTGGTGGTTCCCACCAACACTGGGCGGCCTGCCTCATGTTTCTCGGCACATTCTTTTGCAACCGCTTCCCACTTAGCCGGTTCTGTCTTATAGACAACATCAGCCAAATCTCTCCGCAGTAAGGGACGATTGGTGGGAATTACCGTCACCCGCAACTTATAGATTTTCTCAAATTCCGACTCTTCCGTTTTCGCCGTTCCCGTCATCCCGGCTAATTTGGGATAGAGCAAGAAGAAGTTTTGATAGGTAATGGTCGCCAGGGTTTGGGTTTCCGGCTGAATTTCTAGATGTTCTTTGGCTTCAATGGCTTGGTGAAGTCCATCACTCCAGCGTCGTCCCGGCATCACCCGTCCAGTGAACTCATCCACAATCACCACATCGCCATCACGGATGATGTAGTTGACATCCTTAACAAAGAGTTCTTTAGCTTTAACGGCGTTGAAAATATAATGGGCCCAGGGGTCTTCCGGGTCATACAAATCCGTCATCCCCAGCAGTTCTTCCGCCCGAGCAAAACCTTCGTCAGACAGCAGCACATTCCGGGCTTTTTCGTCAACTTCATAATCTTGAGGTTCGTCCTCCGTGCCCCGCACTAACTGGCCCGCCACTTCTGCCGCGCGGCGGTATTTCTCACTGGGCCGTTCCACCTGGCCGGAGATAATCAGGGGGGTGCGGGCCTCGTCAATCAGAACCGAGTCCACCTCGTCGATGACGCAGTAGTTAAAGGGCCGTTGCACCACTTCCTCGATGGAGGTGGCCATGTTGTCCCGCAGATAGTCGAAGCCTAACTCGGAGTTAGTGCAATAGGTGATATCGCAGTTATAGTTTTTGCGCCGTTCATCGGGGGTCATTCCCTGTTGAATTAGCCCCACCGACAGGCCCAGGAAACGGTGAACTTGTCCCATCCACTCCGCATCTCGGCGGGCCAGGTAGTCGTTGACGGTGACGACGTGAACCCCTTTACCGCTAATGGCGTTGAGATAGGCGGGAAGGGTGGAGACGAGGGTTTTCCCTTCCCCGGTTTTCATTTCGGCAATTTCGCCACTGTGGAGGACGATTCCCCCCAGAACTTGCACATCGAAGTGGCGCATTCCCAGTACCCGCCGGGAGGCTTCGCGCACCACTGCAAAGGCTTCTGGGAGAATTTCATCGAGGATTTCATCTTCCTCTTCCCGCGATCGCGCCTTGGACAACGTTTCCCGAAACTCAGCCGTCTTAGCCACCAACTCCTCATCAGTCAAGGGTTGGATATCTGGCTCAAGAACCTTCACATCCGCCACAAGCGGCTCAATTTTCTTGAGTTTCCGGGTATTGGGGTCGCCGAACAGTCGTTTAAGCATAGGAGGAGCGGGAAGCGTCTATAACAAGAGTTGGCGATCGCACGCTTGGGGTTGAAAGCGTCGGCATCGCGTTCAGTCAATGGATTGAAACACTGTATTTATGTTAATCCTACCACTGCACCCCGACTACTGAACGGGGGTGGAATCCCCCTTGAGTAGGACGGGATGATCTAAACAAGGAAAGTTAATCACATCGGCGGGAGTTTGCCGAGAGGGGTTAATGTTGGGGTCAACGACACCGGCAACACGCAGGGCCTTGGTGACGAGTTCGGAACAAAACAGCCGTGACAAGTCTTCCGGGGCCGAGAGTCCTAAGCGTTCCCAGAGTTTAATTCCCGCTCCCACAACTCGGATATTGTCGTAAGGGACACGCTGACTATGGGTTTCTCGTAACCAGGCTTCCATTTTAGATCGGCCTTCGGGGGATAGGGGTTCTTTGAGGGGAAACCACCACACCGAGCCATCGTACATGAGGGTTCGTTTGGAAAGCCAGTTCATCTGCACGCCTTTGATGAGTTCTTTGCCTCCTTTGGAGGCCACCTGGTGGCTGGTTTCGGTGGTGGCCTCGACGACTAGAACACTGTCGCCGAAGCCTCCCCCCATGCTGGCGGTGAGGACGATTCCTACATGGGAGTACATGGAACCTGTCCCCCACTTAATGACGTCGGAGAAGCCAGTGTTGCCCGAAAAGCCGATCACATCTCCGGTTTTCATCTGGGGACGATGTTGTTCATAGCGCGCCAAGATGCTTTCCCGGCGAAAGGCGTTGCCAAAGGCTGCTCCAATTCCCATCGATGAGATCCTCTATTGGTCGTTTCTCCCGATGATACCTTAGGGGGGAAGGGAACAGGGAACAGGGAACAGGGAACAGGGGGGAAGAAGGCAATAGGCAACAGGCAACAGGCAACAGGCAACAGGGAATGGGGAACAGGCAATAGGCAGGATTTGTCGCAGATCACACTTTGGAGGATGATTATGAGCCGGTTGAATCAACGTTTAACAGGTCGCAGAACATTAGAGCAACTTAGACAGTGGCGTTATCCCTTATCTTTCCTGCTGTTGGGGACAGTTTTGGTGACGGGGGCGATCGCCGCTCGGACCTTTGGAACTTCGGGACGACGGGGGTTTAGTGGTCGTCCGGGACGGACTGGGGAGTCGGGACCGAATCAAGCCGTGATGGTGGATGGCCAGCCCAAGTCTCTGCAATTGATGGGGTACTCGGGGACCGATGGCGGTGATGGCGGCCATGGGGA
Proteins encoded:
- the secA gene encoding preprotein translocase subunit SecA, encoding MLKRLFGDPNTRKLKKIEPLVADVKVLEPDIQPLTDEELVAKTAEFRETLSKARSREEEDEILDEILPEAFAVVREASRRVLGMRHFDVQVLGGIVLHSGEIAEMKTGEGKTLVSTLPAYLNAISGKGVHVVTVNDYLARRDAEWMGQVHRFLGLSVGLIQQGMTPDERRKNYNCDITYCTNSELGFDYLRDNMATSIEEVVQRPFNYCVIDEVDSVLIDEARTPLIISGQVERPSEKYRRAAEVAGQLVRGTEDEPQDYEVDEKARNVLLSDEGFARAEELLGMTDLYDPEDPWAHYIFNAVKAKELFVKDVNYIIRDGDVVIVDEFTGRVMPGRRWSDGLHQAIEAKEHLEIQPETQTLATITYQNFFLLYPKLAGMTGTAKTEESEFEKIYKLRVTVIPTNRPLLRRDLADVVYKTEPAKWEAVAKECAEKHEAGRPVLVGTTSVEKSEVLSKLLSQLQVPHNLLNAKPENVERESEIVAQAGRGGTVTIATNMAGRGTDIILGGNADYMARLKLREYFMPRLVKPEDESSFAQPKALASRSRSKGKGFDTVAKPKTWKASPQIFPVELTPELEKQLKEMVDNAVKTYGERSLPELDAEERIAIAAEKAPTDDEVVAQLREVYKNLLKHYESYTEKEHDAVIERGGLHVIGTERHESRRVDNQLRGRAGRQGDPGSTRFFLSLEDNLLRIFGGDRVAGLMNAFRVEEDMPIESGMLTRSLEGAQRKVETYYYDIRKQVFEYDEVMNNQRRAIYAERRRVLEGQNLKQRVIEYAEMTMDDIVDAYINPELPSEEWNLDKLVDKVKQFVYLLEELQPSQLEDMAVDEIKTFLHEQVHIAYDMKESQVDKIQAGLMRQAERFFILQRIDTLWREHLQQMDALRESVSLRGYGQKDPLIEYKSEGYELFLEMMIDIRRDVVYSLFQFQPQVQQTTVNS